The Tardiphaga alba genome includes a window with the following:
- a CDS encoding alpha/beta fold hydrolase: MTLVSIPANPVPEGATSGTIKTPDGVELRFARWAPPAGHKGTVCVFTGRGEYIEKYFETVRDLRDRGFAVAMIDWRGQGHSARRLRDGRKGYVRNFSDFEIDVEAFLQQVVMPDCPPPYYALAHSMGGAVMLRVAHAGKRWFDRMVLSAPMIDLPGRSTSLPARLLLRFMRWTGQGGNYVPGGNGDLVGTSSFPNNKLTSDPVRYARNAAILQEDPTLGIGSPTIAWADTAIRAMHGFRATRYPVDIRQPILMLAASHDQVVSTPAIEEFAYHLRAGSHLVIAGAQHEILQEQDRYRQQFWAAFDAFVPGTPLFK; the protein is encoded by the coding sequence ATGACGCTCGTCTCGATCCCCGCCAATCCGGTCCCCGAAGGCGCCACGTCCGGCACGATCAAAACTCCCGATGGGGTCGAGCTGCGCTTCGCGCGCTGGGCGCCGCCGGCCGGGCATAAAGGCACGGTCTGCGTTTTCACCGGCCGCGGCGAATATATCGAAAAATACTTCGAGACGGTGCGCGACCTGCGCGACCGCGGCTTTGCCGTGGCGATGATCGACTGGCGCGGGCAGGGCCATTCGGCGCGGCGGCTGCGCGATGGGCGTAAGGGCTATGTGCGGAATTTCTCGGATTTCGAGATCGATGTCGAAGCCTTCCTGCAGCAGGTGGTGATGCCGGATTGTCCGCCGCCTTACTACGCGCTGGCGCATTCCATGGGCGGCGCGGTGATGCTGCGCGTCGCACATGCGGGCAAGCGCTGGTTCGATCGCATGGTGCTGTCAGCGCCGATGATCGATTTGCCCGGCCGCTCCACCTCGCTGCCGGCGCGGCTGTTGCTACGATTCATGCGCTGGACCGGGCAGGGCGGCAATTACGTGCCCGGCGGCAATGGCGATCTGGTCGGCACGTCGTCCTTTCCCAACAACAAGCTCACCAGCGATCCCGTGCGCTATGCGCGCAATGCCGCGATCCTGCAGGAAGATCCGACCCTCGGCATCGGCTCGCCCACCATCGCCTGGGCCGATACGGCGATCCGCGCCATGCACGGCTTTCGCGCGACGCGCTATCCCGTCGATATCCGCCAGCCGATCCTGATGCTGGCGGCGAGCCACGACCAGGTGGTATCGACGCCGGCGATCGAGGAATTCGCCTATCATCTGCGGGCCGGCTCGCATCTCGTCATCGCCGGCGCGCAGCACGAGATACTGCAGGAGCAGGACCGCTACCGTCAGCAATTCTGGGCGGCGTTCGATGCCTTCGTGCCGGGGACGCCGTTGTTTAAGTAA
- a CDS encoding Hsp20 family protein, which translates to MRTYDLTPFYRSTVGFDRLFNLLDQTTAETASGYPPYNIERLGENDYRISVAVSGFAQNELTIVAKENTLTIKGEKAANENGNKAEVLYRGIAARAFERAFQLADFVQVKNASLENGLLHVDLVREIPEAAKPRSIPISTSAVGSPQVVDGSAEKVAA; encoded by the coding sequence ATGCGTACCTATGATCTCACCCCGTTTTATCGTTCCACCGTCGGCTTCGATCGCCTGTTCAACCTGCTGGACCAGACCACGGCTGAAACCGCGTCGGGCTATCCGCCCTACAATATCGAACGCCTCGGCGAGAACGACTACCGCATCAGCGTCGCCGTCTCCGGCTTTGCGCAGAACGAGCTCACCATCGTCGCAAAGGAAAACACGCTGACGATCAAGGGCGAGAAGGCTGCCAACGAGAACGGTAACAAGGCTGAAGTCCTCTATCGCGGCATCGCCGCCCGCGCCTTCGAGCGTGCCTTCCAGCTCGCCGACTTCGTGCAGGTGAAAAACGCCTCGCTCGAAAACGGCCTGCTCCATGTGGACCTCGTGCGCGAGATCCCCGAAGCCGCGAAACCGCGCAGCATCCCGATTTCCACCAGCGCCGTTGGTTCGCCGCAGGTGGTCGACGGCTCGGCCGAGAAAGTCGCCGCGTAA
- a CDS encoding LysE family translocator — translation MLGIHDIWLFVLSGLLLNITPGPDTAYIIGRSVQIGWRGGVTAVLGICAGCLVHVLAAAIGLSALLAASSTAFTVVKWVGAAYLLYSGIQMLRWKAPADLLQENREKPAIRLSHVFWQGALTNALNPKVALFFLAFLPQFVDAEAPHKALAFMTLGMMFIGTGMAWCLGVAVFAARAARRVRQSGKALVWINRALGGVFIYLGIRVALLEAR, via the coding sequence ATGCTCGGCATTCACGATATCTGGCTGTTCGTTCTTTCCGGCCTGCTGCTCAATATCACGCCCGGCCCGGATACGGCCTACATCATCGGGCGCAGCGTGCAGATCGGATGGCGCGGCGGGGTGACGGCGGTGCTGGGCATCTGTGCCGGTTGCCTGGTCCATGTCCTCGCAGCGGCAATCGGCCTGTCGGCGCTGCTCGCGGCATCATCCACGGCCTTCACGGTCGTGAAGTGGGTGGGCGCGGCCTATCTGCTCTATAGCGGCATCCAGATGCTGCGCTGGAAGGCGCCGGCCGATCTGCTGCAGGAGAATAGGGAGAAGCCTGCGATCCGGCTCTCGCATGTGTTCTGGCAGGGCGCGCTCACCAATGCGCTGAATCCGAAAGTCGCACTGTTCTTTCTCGCCTTCCTGCCGCAATTCGTCGATGCGGAAGCACCTCACAAGGCCTTGGCCTTCATGACGCTCGGCATGATGTTCATCGGCACCGGCATGGCGTGGTGTCTCGGCGTCGCTGTGTTTGCCGCCCGGGCTGCGCGGCGAGTGCGCCAGTCCGGCAAGGCGCTGGTGTGGATCAACCGCGCGCTCGGCGGTGTGTTCATCTATCTCGGCATTCGCGTGGCGCTGCTGGAAGCGCGGTAA
- a CDS encoding sulfite exporter TauE/SafE family protein, with translation MIDTMLILIAAVFALAGFVKGVIGLGLPTVSMGLLATTMTPVQALTIVIVPAIVTNIWQTFAGPYLRDIIRRLWPLLITTAIAIWFSGGLMTGPYAKYGAIVLGVLLVIYAVVTLVKFQFKTAPKDEKWVGGIVGAITGVVSAATGVQVIPSMPFMQSIGMEKNELVQALGLYFTVATVAQAFNLTSAGLLTAATAVPGIVAMVTAFAGMFLGQAVRDRMAPEQFRRWFLIAMLLLGIYLAVSATLAVMK, from the coding sequence ATGATCGACACAATGCTCATTCTGATTGCCGCCGTGTTCGCGCTCGCAGGCTTCGTCAAAGGCGTCATCGGCCTCGGCCTGCCCACCGTATCGATGGGGCTGCTCGCCACCACCATGACGCCGGTGCAGGCGCTGACCATCGTTATCGTGCCCGCCATCGTCACCAATATCTGGCAGACCTTTGCCGGTCCCTATCTGCGCGACATCATCCGCCGGCTCTGGCCGCTCTTGATCACCACCGCCATTGCGATCTGGTTCAGCGGCGGCCTGATGACCGGGCCCTACGCGAAATATGGCGCCATCGTTCTCGGCGTGCTGCTGGTGATCTATGCGGTGGTGACGCTGGTGAAATTCCAGTTCAAGACGGCGCCGAAGGACGAGAAATGGGTGGGCGGCATCGTCGGCGCGATCACCGGCGTGGTCTCGGCGGCCACCGGCGTGCAGGTGATCCCCTCGATGCCGTTCATGCAGTCGATCGGCATGGAGAAGAACGAACTGGTGCAGGCGCTCGGCCTCTATTTCACCGTGGCGACGGTGGCGCAGGCCTTCAATCTCACCAGTGCCGGCCTGCTGACGGCGGCCACTGCGGTGCCCGGCATCGTCGCCATGGTCACCGCCTTTGCCGGCATGTTCCTCGGCCAGGCCGTGCGCGACCGGATGGCGCCGGAGCAATTCCGCCGCTGGTTCCTGATCGCGATGCTGCTGCTCGGGATTTATCTGGCGGTGAGTGCGACATTGGCTGTGATGAAGTGA
- a CDS encoding alpha/beta fold hydrolase: protein MSALTAIFTAPAAEAQTAPVKAKNVVLIHGAWADGSSWGEVIPLLQKAGLHATAVQNPLSSLADSNAAAKRALALQDGPTVLVGHSWGGTVVSDVGIDPKVSALVYVAARAPDADEDFVALSGKFPTGPVRAGIQTHDGYTLLSEQAFLKDFANGVEPTKAKVLFAEQGDTAASIFAGRTSAAAWHNKPSFYAVAKQDRTINPDLERFLAKRMNATTVEIDGGHLIMVSHARQVANLILQAAGVTVPGSKTAMKK from the coding sequence ATGAGCGCCTTGACCGCAATTTTCACTGCCCCCGCAGCCGAAGCACAAACGGCTCCCGTCAAAGCCAAGAATGTTGTGCTGATCCACGGCGCCTGGGCTGATGGATCGAGCTGGGGCGAGGTCATTCCGCTGCTGCAGAAGGCTGGATTGCATGCCACTGCGGTTCAGAACCCGCTGTCGTCCCTTGCGGATTCCAATGCCGCGGCGAAGCGTGCGCTGGCCTTGCAGGACGGGCCCACGGTGCTGGTCGGGCATTCCTGGGGTGGCACTGTCGTCAGCGATGTCGGGATCGATCCCAAGGTCTCGGCGCTCGTCTATGTCGCGGCCCGCGCGCCCGATGCGGACGAGGATTTTGTCGCACTGTCCGGCAAGTTTCCCACCGGCCCCGTGCGCGCCGGCATCCAGACCCACGATGGTTACACGCTGCTGTCTGAACAGGCTTTCCTGAAAGACTTCGCCAATGGCGTCGAGCCGACCAAGGCAAAAGTGCTGTTCGCCGAACAGGGCGACACAGCCGCGAGCATCTTTGCCGGCCGCACCAGTGCAGCGGCCTGGCATAACAAGCCGTCTTTCTACGCAGTCGCCAAGCAGGACCGCACCATCAATCCCGATCTCGAACGTTTTCTCGCCAAGCGCATGAACGCCACCACCGTCGAGATCGATGGCGGTCATCTCATCATGGTCTCGCATGCCCGCCAGGTCGCCAACCTGATTCTGCAGGCGGCCGGCGTGACGGTGCCTGGCAGCAAGACGGCGATGAAGAAGTAA